Genomic segment of Planctomycetota bacterium:
GCCGCCCTGTTGCTCCGCCGCCCAGAACCGCTGCGGGTCCGTCCAGGGCAGGAGGCTGATGGCGGCGGTCGGCGGATGCAGAAAACTCGTCCGATGGGCCACGCTCCGGACCGCGAAGCCCGCCGACTCCAGGAGCCGACCCAGCGTCGCCGGCGTATGGTAGTAAAGGTCGCGCGGGGCATCCAGCGCCGCCCACCGCCGCCCGAACAGGCGCGCCTGCAGGCTCCGCGCGTTCGGCACCTGGACCACGAGCCAACCGTTGGCCGCCAGCACGCGCCGCGCCTCCGCCAGGACCGACCGCGGATCGTGCACGTGTTCCAGGACGTTGTGGAGCGTGACGGCCCGGAACGCACCGGCGTCGAAGGCCGCCTCTTCGAGCGTTCCGCGCCGCACGTCCAGGCCGAGGCGCTCGCGGGCGTAGTCCGCGGCGGGCGTAATTTCGACGCCCGCCGGCTCCAGGCCCGCCTCCTTCATCACGAGCAACCGGTCGCCGCTCCCGCAGCCGACGTCCAGAACCCTGTCGCCCGGCGCAAGGTCCGTGCGCCGAAGCATCGAGCGCGTCTCAAAGCGCAGCAGGTGAAACCGGTACGCGCGCTCGAGCCGATGGACGAGGCCCTCGGGGCCTGGCGTCTCGGGCTTCCAACTGTAGGTGTCGGGATAGTATCGGCCGATCTCGGCGGGCGACGGGCGCGGGCTGACCCACCGAAGGCCGCAGGCCGCGCACCGCACGACGCGGAACCGCTCGTGGGGCGGGAACTTGTCGGCCTTCTCGAAGGCGGGCTCGCCTGGCTTGCTGCAGAGGATGCAATTGACTTCTTCCATACTCGCCCCGCGACGGTGCACTACGCGATGCGTGAGATAACCCCGACCAAGGGTCTGGGCTCGGCATTACGCCGCACTATGCGTTCAGGCCCTTCTCGCGGCCGAAGGCGCAAATGGCGTCGACCACCCGGCCGAAATCCTCTTCCGTGAGGTCCGGATAGAGGGGGAGCGTCAGCAGGCGTTTCCAGATCCGTTCGCAGACGGGGGTCGGCCCCCGGCACTGCTTGTACATCGCGTAATGGTTGTTCGGAATGTAATGGACGCCGGTCGATATGTCGCGCTCCGCCAGCGCCGCGTTCAGCCCGTCGCGGTGGTCCGTCTGGACGGCGTAGTTGTGCCAGGCGGGTTTCGTGTCCGGTTCGGCGACGGGACGCTGGATCCAATCCAGGTCGGCCAGAGCCTCGTCGTAGCGCCGCGCCCACGCCGCACGCTGCGCGTTCATCGCGTCCAGTCGCTTAAGTTGCACCAGGCCGATCGCCGCCGGGATGTCGTTCAGGTGGCACTTGAATCCGAGTTCCACGACGTCGTAGTACCACGAGTACTGGGTGTCGGCCTTGGCCTCACGGCTCCAGGTGTCCTTCGTGATGCCGCACCATCGGAGGCGGCGGAGGCGCCGGTCGGTTTCGGCATCGTTGGTGACCAGCATGCCGCCCTCGCCGGTGGCGAGGTTCTTGACGGCGTGGAAGGAGAAGCACCCGAGGTCGCCGATCGCGCCGAGTTTCCGCCCGCGCCATTCGCCCCCGCATCCGTGGGCAGTATCTTCAATCAAGATAAGACCATGTTTCTCCGCGATCTGGCGAAGCGGCTCCATCTTGCACGGCCGGCCGCCGTAGTGGACGCACACGATCGCCCGCGTCTTCTTCGTGACGCGTTTGGCGACCGACTCGGGGTCCATGTTGCCGCTCGCCTCTTCGACGTCGGCGAAGACGGGCCTGGCGCCCGCGTAGAGAATGGCGTGGTTCGTCGAGACGAACGTCAGGGGCGTCGTGATGACCTCGCGGCCCTCGACCTCGGCGGCGATCATCGCCAGGTGCAGCGCCGCGGTGCCGCTGTTCAAGGCCACGGCGTGCTTGACGCCAAGGTACTCGGCAAACTTTTTCTCGAACTCGGCGGTCTTCGGTCCGAGGCCGACCCAGCCGGACGCCATCACCTTCCGGACGGCCTCGAACTCCTCCTCGCCGTAACTGGGGCGAAACACCGGGATCGTCATGGGCCTTCTCCGTTTTCCTGCCGTGACTCAACGCAGAGATCGCTGAGAACGCAGAGAAAAACCCTAATCAAGGAAAGACAACCACGGCTAAAGTGCTTTTCATCTTTTTGCCTTTTCCCTTTTTCCGCCGCTCTCTGCGCTCTCTGCGTCCTCTGCGTTTAAACCCACGCTCAATCGCGCAAGGCGATGTCGCGGGCGCCGATGCCGAAACGCCGGAAAATCTCGCGGAAACGCCGGGGCCCCATCCGGCCGCTCCGCAGGATCCAGGCGCGTTTACGGAGCATCTTCGTCAAACCGGCCCAGGCCTCGCGCCACGCCTGCCACAGGAGGCGCGCCATCTCGCCTTTCGATCGCTGGGAGGCCATGGCCCCCGCGCGGCCTTTGCCGGCGAGCGCTCCCCAGACCTGCCAGAAGTACCGGTAGCCCGACCACGCGACGCCCGCGAGGAGCAGCCAGGTCGGGAAATTCTTGACGGCCACCCAGATGCGGTTCCGCTCGACCAGGCGCGCGAGGAACGGCGAGACGCTCCCGCTCGAGGCCGCGTGATGATGATACACCAGGGTCTCCGGCACGTATAGGCTTTTCCAACCGTGGCGCTGGGCGCGCCAGCCCATGTCGGTCTCGTCGGCATAGGCGAAGAAGTCCTCGTCGTAGATTTCGCCGTCCGGCAGGCGGAGGTCCTGGAGCATCGCCCGGCGATAGAGGCAGCAGCAGTCGGAGACGTAGAAGACTTCGCCGCCTTGGCGCATGGCGTCGGGCGGCTGGGCCCGGCCGCCGCCCAGCGCCAGACCGTCGGGGCAGACAACGATGCCCGCGGCGTCCACCAGGCCGCTCGCCGCCAGGACGATCATCGGCGCCGCGGCGCCCGCCTGCGGGTTTGCCTCGAGGCACTCGACCAAGCGTCGGACGCAGTCGGGTTCGAGGTGGATGTCGTTGTTGCACATGAGGACGTAGGACGTCGTGATGCGGTTGATGCCGCTATTGTTCCCGCCGCCGAAGCCGAGGTTTGCCGCGTTGC
This window contains:
- a CDS encoding class I SAM-dependent methyltransferase translates to MEEVNCILCSKPGEPAFEKADKFPPHERFRVVRCAACGLRWVSPRPSPAEIGRYYPDTYSWKPETPGPEGLVHRLERAYRFHLLRFETRSMLRRTDLAPGDRVLDVGCGSGDRLLVMKEAGLEPAGVEITPAADYARERLGLDVRRGTLEEAAFDAGAFRAVTLHNVLEHVHDPRSVLAEARRVLAANGWLVVQVPNARSLQARLFGRRWAALDAPRDLYYHTPATLGRLLESAGFAVRSVAHRTSFLHPPTAAISLLPWTDPQRFWAAEQQGG
- a CDS encoding DegT/DnrJ/EryC1/StrS family aminotransferase translates to MTIPVFRPSYGEEEFEAVRKVMASGWVGLGPKTAEFEKKFAEYLGVKHAVALNSGTAALHLAMIAAEVEGREVITTPLTFVSTNHAILYAGARPVFADVEEASGNMDPESVAKRVTKKTRAIVCVHYGGRPCKMEPLRQIAEKHGLILIEDTAHGCGGEWRGRKLGAIGDLGCFSFHAVKNLATGEGGMLVTNDAETDRRLRRLRWCGITKDTWSREAKADTQYSWYYDVVELGFKCHLNDIPAAIGLVQLKRLDAMNAQRAAWARRYDEALADLDWIQRPVAEPDTKPAWHNYAVQTDHRDGLNAALAERDISTGVHYIPNNHYAMYKQCRGPTPVCERIWKRLLTLPLYPDLTEEDFGRVVDAICAFGREKGLNA
- a CDS encoding glycosyltransferase family 2 protein, whose protein sequence is MPASPSLLNRPRVTALVLNWNGIRVVGDCVRSLQAQDYPALEVLVVDNASTDGSAEMLAREFPRVRIHRNAANLGFGGGNNSGINRITTSYVLMCNNDIHLEPDCVRRLVECLEANPQAGAAAPMIVLAASGLVDAAGIVVCPDGLALGGGRAQPPDAMRQGGEVFYVSDCCCLYRRAMLQDLRLPDGEIYDEDFFAYADETDMGWRAQRHGWKSLYVPETLVYHHHAASSGSVSPFLARLVERNRIWVAVKNFPTWLLLAGVAWSGYRYFWQVWGALAGKGRAGAMASQRSKGEMARLLWQAWREAWAGLTKMLRKRAWILRSGRMGPRRFREIFRRFGIGARDIALRD